The following is a genomic window from Homalodisca vitripennis isolate AUS2020 chromosome 5, UT_GWSS_2.1, whole genome shotgun sequence.
aattGTTCTTAAATTGAAGGCAGATGTtcattaaacatagttttaacttgtcgttatggttattttttatggTACCTCTAATTGTAGAATTAATCTGACATGTAAAACTTAGTTTGTGTTTACTAAGAAATTGTCCattaatagttacaataaaattaattatttaagttaacatCTCTTCTAGATAACTTAATTCAACTCTTACCTTAAGGTCACTGCCAGCATTTCTGCTGGTTTAATGCAGTTCCTCATGTTGGTATCCTGTCTACGAAGCTGTGGTGATATCTTTTGGAGCACCTCATCGAAAGTGGAGACAGACATGCGAAAATAGTTGAAGAATTTTTCTTCATCTACTCTTAATTCTAAAAATAGAGTATTGAAGTGTCCTAGTATGTTTATCTTCTGCACTACAACAGGATGTATCCATACACTTCTATTACGTTTCTTTTTACGTCTGTGACGCAGTAAACAAATCACTGCTAATAGTTTACGTCTATCTTCGTCCATGATCAAGCCGAAAATGACGACAAGTGGAATAAAATCTTCCGGATGGGAGTTTGCTCGGATGTAGTGTGCTGTTCCATCAAAATATCGTCCGTCCGGCCAATCGCCCGTCCGGGCAGTCACCCGGACCGTGTGTCCCCGCCTAGATGTGACTGACGTGTCTTTGCTTTCGGTCCGCATCTTTAAGGTTTTCTTGTATTCATTAAAACACCGAATATAACTTAAAAGTGTTAGTCTGGTTAttctcttttttgttttaattttcttgaatTCTTTTCAATTTATAGAGTTATACTTGAAGTTCATTTTCCATTTAATTCTGTATAAGTTaggtaattttgttaatatttataaagtataattaattgtgttaataatttacCGGGCCTGTATTCAACTATTGTAAATATACCGTATATGacgaggttgagtggtagagagggttTGATAGCCGTAACTCAGCCCTTTTAAGAAAagcatttttcaatttttattttcaactatcATTCATATTAGCTGGACAATAGCATCTGTAAATTTACATACTCTACAGCCAAATTGGTGGATTGAAATCATTTTGATTTGTGCAAAAAAGACTGTAGTCTAGCAAGAAATAGACCTTAAAAACTTTCTTTAACACAGAGAGTAATTAAAATGACATCATGATGGCGTTGCGGCAAGTATATGCTGAAACTCTGGATTGaaattaaaaagcaaaaatgCTGCAAAAATCAGATTATGTTCAAATATGAATCTTAGTTATAAGCTGACAGCAGAATGATTTTCAACTAATTCGGTTGTTTTTCATTCCCTTGACGAACTTTAAGAGATGAggtaacatatgttttaaataacactGAAGGAGGATCCAGAAATGTTGAAGCATGTTGCATAATACAATATTGGAAGAGATGGGTCTTGTGGAGTACGTGGAGTTGAGAGCCGCCAAGAGTCAACGACCGACCTTGGTAAGCGGGGAAGAGATCAATGGCGTGTAGACATGCACCaaacgcacgcacacacgcactcACTCCCCTCCATCAGGGTGAGGAAGGGTGGAACAAACAAGGTGTGACTTTTGTTACTGCAATGAGGGGATCTATATGATGCTTTTAAAAGTCCATATGAAAGTGGCAAAGTGCTAAACAGGTCTGCGTGACAGCAACACTATAACATAGATGAGTTGAATTATTGGAGACCTTCTGGCGTAGACTGGCACTGTGAAATCTCCATATGGAGCAGTGTCTTCTTGACGGAGCATCGGAGGGTTTTTCATATCCACTCTACACTGTATGCATCTAGGAATTCATATTtaggtttcaaaattatttttttctttgccCTAATGTATCTAaaaatgcaatagttttatttttatactttaccaAATTATCATACTTGGTACATGGTTAACGCCTCTTAATTAATGATCTCACATTTATCACTACTGTATATACTTTAACTTGACATGATTTCTGTGATCAGGCTGTTTCCTAAAGCGTACAAGCATTAAGTCTGATATCTGAAGAGTAAGGAATATTTGCAGAGCTTGTGCATAATGTAGTAGAATTCGACAAAAGAAACAATTCTATacgattatttattaataataactggattcttaaaaataatcaatacagAAAATGCCTAACAAAGTAGATAGCTTCAAATTGTCGAAAAGGTGGCAGCCAGTGATAAATATGCCATATTGATAATTTTGGTCATACTGGTTGTTGGTAGGTTCAGCTTCAGCTAATCACGATGAAGCTCTGCCCCTCTCAACCCAACTGTACCTATGGATGCGTATTATTTAAGTTTCCGTTTATAACTTGACTAAAGGTGGCTTTCCACAACAACGtcgtaatatttcaaaaatttagtgTAACCAACGTTTCGACTCGATGTGAACCAAAAATCATCAGATTTTAGTCATAATACTGACCACGTAACGGCAAGAACAAAGCTACTCGTACTGTTATTCTTGATAGAGAAAAATTTCTCATCACAGTCACGGAGTTAAATCAATGGAGCTCTGGAATTAGTGGAAAAACTGGTTCGATGAGGTTGACCTTAGCTAACTCCTCCCTAGAGTGTTGGCTTCGCCTTTAATTGGTTGCGTAGGTATAGACACACTAGTCCCTTTTTCTGGAAGACTGCAATAATTGAGGTGAAGTCTGAAGTAAAGATAACTTGTTGGTACTCCGTCAAAGGTctcaaattttgaataatatctcAATAGAATCGTCAACAATGGAGAATAGCACTCGCTCTGTACATTGAAGACGTTTAATACAAGTGTATTGTGAATTAAGCCAAGGTATTGATTGCATCTCTCTTTAATCAAACTTGTTTTAAACGTTTGGAGTGATAATCTGATGGACAAAAATGGAAGGTTGTAACCAGCATCCAGAGGTTCTAAGAATCCAACGGTTtagatgtttgtttatttatttatttcttccaacGGTACATAACCATTTAGCCTATGACTAAAAAAATGACTTCTTTATCTAGGTATAAGaacaacttaaaattatgtttacatacaACATGCAATCAAAACTTCCAGTTTACCAAGACAATCTTAACAAGACTACATTGCAATTGTAACAATGAAAATGGTATTAACAGAACAATCGAATATCAACATGCATAATATCAACAAAACAATAagataacaatacagtaacaacATAACAAAgactagtaacaaaataaataattttaacaagacaagagaataacaataacaagttacATTACAACAAAGTTCCTGAGTATTAGGACCTATAATTAGTTAACAGTTTgctatattttttctttgaaaggTGAAAGAGACCCCAGGAAGAAATCCACCTGCCCGGACCACACACCACCATGCCTCAGAATTCTTGCAACGCTACTGTTGAATGCGTAGTTCGTGGGCAGGAATTTGCGGCAGAAAACAGTCCGTGATCTCGTTCCCCTAGGGACGCTCAAATCAACCATTTCCAGGAGAGCAGGGCAGTCCACCAGTCCGTTGATCAGCTTGAACAGGAAGAGAAGATCGAAGATGATGCGCCGATGGTACAGTGACTGCAGGTTAAAACGCTGTTTCAGTTGGAGAACAAGCGTTTCCATATAGGCGTAGCCCAGACGAGCTCCCAGCATCCTCAAAAAACGTGTCTGCACCCTCTTCAAGTCTTCTACGTGGCCCAGTTGGTAAGGGGACCAGATCACAGTTCCATATTCAAGCACTGGTCGCACTATGGATTTATACAAAACCAGCATTGAGTCGTGTGACTTGAAGCCCCTTGTCGATCTTCCAATAAAGCCAAGGAGGGCATATGCCATAGAAGTGATGGACGCAATATGATCAGAAGGACTTAGTGAACTGGTCAAAATAACTCCAAGGTCCCTCAGACGATCAACTCTGTTGAGGGGCACACCACCTATATGGTAGTTAAAGTTGAAAGTTAACGTAGCGCGAGTGAACGAGATAATTTGGGACTTGTTATCTAAAGGATCGTCTACTGGCTATCAAAGGTGCTTTCCCAAGTGTTTCAAACGCTGCCTTTGAATACTGTCCTAACCCTGCTCTCTTGGATATCGTGATACAAACTACTGCTTCACGAGGTACAATCATATTCAACAAGCAGGACACTGCTGGTACTTAGCTGCAGCGTTGTACTCTAAAATTAGCAGGTGAAAAGTTATCTTGTACGTTATTTCTGATCccataattcaaaatatttctttgagGGACTAAGGACTCGGTTAGGTAGACTCATTTCTTAGTGATCATTTACTGACAGCTAAGAGAAAAGATGGCATGGGGTTTTGAATTGAGAGATCGAGGCCTTGTAAAAAAGCTGATATCTATGGGTCTTTGATCTAGTCTTCAAAGCAGAGGTCTCTACCATGACGGATTATGATTGTGAGAATCTTTCTGTGGTATAGGGAGAAGACAAAGCTTTCACTGATATTTAAGCAGATTTGATGGTGTGTTTAATTCCAAACATGTCTAGGGTTGTTACAGTACTATGCGGGGAAATTATCTCGGTAGGATCTACAACATTACTGTTTATTGGGCTTCAGGCCATGAGGATATCGTGAAAAATGAGAGAGAATAGTGTGGCAATCTTCGGCTCAGCATCAAAGGTGATAGGATCTCACCCGTTCTACGGCCTCAGGCGGATGTGTAGCCTTTAGAACCATCACGAAGTGGATGCACACTGAATACAAGAGAGAATATGAAGAATGTAGCAGAGCTTAAGGATGAGTAAGATTTATTCAACTTCCCATTTAGAGGAATCTGCAGATCTTAATCTTCTTGGATAGTGGAAATAATACAGAGCATAGACGTTCAAGATAATCCTCTGTACTATGAGCGACACAAAAGTGGAGAACACTTGCTTTTAGACTGCTGGTATTTGCCATCTTTGGTACTTAGAATAAAGACTTAGTTGTTTTCAGCGATTTTTGGCACTACTGGAGTTGCTAGGTCCAAGAGTATTTATAATTCCGTGGTGTGCAAAAGTCCATTGAGGTTTAAGTGCTTAGTAGTAGGCcaccaattaattatataaatagaaaatttgcTCCAAAATCCAAAATCACTAAAACGGATTGGTGATCTGGGTATTCCATGCTCTTGCTTACAAAACACCCTCAATTTGAGCCAGTCCTCTTATCTTTAAGACCTTTTCCTGTACTCTGATCGAAGTGCTTTTGAAAGATGTTGAAGTGAAATTGACTCAGCAGGTGATCGCTGACTGTAAGCAGCCTCGCAACTCTGAAGAAATAATTCAAACTCGCTAACCATCTACTTGAATAACAATGTCCAAATTTCTATTCCTGTGATTGTGCTAGGCGGATTTAGGATGGCCGAGGAGGTCGATCTTGTGATTTTATTAATGGAAAACAGCAGGAGCTATGGTAAAAAGCTTCAATAACCCTAAGATCtgaaaaccttaaattttaatcCTTTACCGTTTTTCAGGTCATGTGTGAAGAAGAAGAAGGAATAATTGCGGTAGTGGCAGTTTgaagttaaatgtaaaacttaataGGCCTTATTATTCAAAGAAACGTCATCATATTTTCAACAAGTAGCTTCATTTTCCTCCAGGAGAGATAGGCAATTGGGTGTGATGGGGTACTTATGAGTACTACTTTATTGCGCTATTTGCATAGTGTTGTTATATATAGtctgttttataaaactgcagcttatatttttggtgattttgaGCTACACCCTTATTGTAAATATTcgttaattattcttaaaaattaaatttggtcaATGCAGACTTTTAGTATTAAATTGGATGGCCTTTTGTCCAAATTTGTATCacgaataaattaaataatgttctttttaaataaatactattacaatcTCCTGCCAATGTGAAGCTTATTTTGTCGAAACTAGTCGAATAGACTGTAGAGTATAGTGCATGGTATTCCTTGTTTGTATTAGTTAAACAAGAGATCACTCATCCTATATTAGAAATACGGCGAAGATGAGCGCTCTGACTGTACTCTGTGAAGTGAAAGGCtcatatagtaaatatttgaacggttAGAATCAAAGTTATGTGGTGCAGCCCTAGCGTCCGACCCcagaactaattaaaataatccCCCTGGCCCTCCTGGGTTATGATTTACCCAGGaaatgatttatctcctgtgtgCCTAATACTATCATAGGTGtaacttgtatatttttattgcatatgtaATTGTGTTTTCAAAGTTTaatcagataatttttaataattaatttttaaaatactattgatTGAATGAATCAATACCTTGCGATTATGTCTGTTTCTGAAATAAACATGCGTGGAAGGTTTGCTATTTGGAAATGAGTTACGCAGGGCAAAACTATTTATGCCCTTAATGGATTATAATTTGTCTACATATTTGTACCTTGTTATAGTTAGAGCCACAGTCTGTACGGCCAGATGTATCGCTTTCGTTAATTCCACTTCAAAAACAAAGAGTGTGTAAACTTgctgttaattgttttaaatatatcacttaGTTAACTGAATGTGGACTTATTGGACTCGATTCTCGCGCACAGGTTACGACCCATGCGAGGATCTTTTTCATACTTAGTTACTATGGATGTTGTGTCTTTTATGGctggaaataaaatgtattttctgtcaAAAAAATCTTCTACTAATAAATCGCTGATTGCTCAatccatataaaacaatattattttaataatcttttgaaAGATTAGCTAGTGAAGAGAATTTGTGTTCCtttctcaaataattaatatagttttagtaCAGCACAtctatgttaaaaacaaaattagctCATTTTTAGGAATTTGGAAATACATAATCATGATATTAGGTATTCCATACAATACTGAGATATGTGCCAGTGCAGAAATTAATTACCATATGTAGGAAGCCTGTGTAAAAGGATCTAGTCGAGGTTTGTTGTATTGCAGGAACTACGAAGTGGGCTGCCTTACAATATCGGCCGCAACCGAGCTTATCATCCATCTGTCGCCATGTTGGATGTGGGGCTGCCGCTGACAGCTGACAAATGGACAGCTGATGAGAGCGACTCAGTGGTGCCACTCTTGTAAACGTAAATTGTAGTGGTTTTGGTACCA
Proteins encoded in this region:
- the LOC124363430 gene encoding uncharacterized protein LOC124363430 translates to MAYALLGFIGRSTRGFKSHDSMLVLYKSIVRPVLEYGTVIWSPYQLGHVEDLKRVQTRFLRMLGARLGYAYMETLVLQLKQRFNLQSLYHRRIIFDLLFLFKLINGLVDCPALLEMVDLSVPRGTRSRTVFCRKFLPTNYAFNSSVARILRHGGVWSGQVDFFLGSLSPFKEKI